GGGCCCGGCTGGTGGGCCTGGTGCTGCCCGAGTTGCAGAACCCGATCTTCCCGGCGCTCGCCGAGGTGGTCACCGGTTCGTTGGCGCAACGCGGGTTCACCCCCGCGCTCTGTGCCCGGACGATCGGCGGGGTCTCCGAGTCGGCGTACGTGGAGATGCTCCTCGACCACCAGGTCTCCGGGGTCATCTTCGCCGGTGGCTCGTACGCGTTGGCCGACGCCTCGCACGAGCACTACCGCCGGCTGACCGATCGGGGCCTGCCGGTGGTGCTGGTCAACGCCGGCGTCGACGAGTTGGGCTTCCCCCGCGTCTCCACCGACGACGCGGTGGCGGTGGAGCAGGCGTACGGCCACCTGCGCTCGCTCGGGCACGAGCGGATCGGCCTGGTGCTCGGCCCGGAGGACCACGTGCCGTCGCGACGCAAGCTGGACGCCCTGGGGCGGGTCGCCGGCTGGGCCGACGACACCGAGTTCGTCGCGCGGTCCAGCTTCTCCATGGAGGGCGCCCGGGTCGCCGCGAGCAAACTGGTCGACCGTGGCGTGACCGGGGTGATCTGTGCCAGCGACGTGCTGGCCCTGGGCGCGATCCGCGCGGTCCGTCGGCTCGGCCGCTCGGTGCCGGGTGACGTCTCGGTGGTCGGC
Above is a window of Verrucosispora sp. NA02020 DNA encoding:
- a CDS encoding LacI family DNA-binding transcriptional regulator translates to MTKRLTEVARKAGVSEATVSRVLNGRGGVAEATRTAVLTALDVLGYERPSKLRGERARLVGLVLPELQNPIFPALAEVVTGSLAQRGFTPALCARTIGGVSESAYVEMLLDHQVSGVIFAGGSYALADASHEHYRRLTDRGLPVVLVNAGVDELGFPRVSTDDAVAVEQAYGHLRSLGHERIGLVLGPEDHVPSRRKLDALGRVAGWADDTEFVARSSFSMEGARVAASKLVDRGVTGVICASDVLALGAIRAVRRLGRSVPGDVSVVGFDDSAFMTCTDPPLTTVRQPIETMGQAAVDLLVTQIEGGGVFTDELLFEPELVVRGSTAPAPGR